From a single Hypanus sabinus isolate sHypSab1 chromosome 7, sHypSab1.hap1, whole genome shotgun sequence genomic region:
- the LOC132396931 gene encoding acetylcholine receptor subunit beta-like translates to MTLSISVLLSLTVFLLLLADKVPETSLGVPIIVKYLMFTMILVTFSVILSVVVLNLHHRSPSTHAMPGWVRQIFIQTLPRYLWIQRPKAEPTVGEKPLILSRAADEYFIRKPNVDFVCPKENNRTVRQPERLFSEMNWYMNGVAPQTALPPDLKAAVDAIKYIANELKAQEEYDELKKDWQYVAMVVDRIFLFVFISFTSIGTLSIFLDASYNVPPVDPFFDPFS, encoded by the exons ATGACCTTGTCCATCTCGGTGTTGCTGTCTCTCACTGTCTTCCTGCTGCTGTTGGCCGACAAGGTCCCGGAGACCTCTCTCGGGGTCCCCATCATCGTCAAGTACCTGATGTTCACCATGATCCTCGTCACCTTCTCCGTCATCCTCAGTGTGGTCGTCCTCAACCTGCACCATCGCTCGCCCAGTACTCACGCCATGCCCGGCTGGGTCCGACAG ATTTTCATCCAGACCCTACCTCGGTACCTGTGGATCCAGAGGCCCAAGGCAGAGCCGACCGTCGGCGAGAAGCCGCTGATCCTCAGCAGGGCTGCCGATGAGTACTTCATCCGGAAACCCAACGTCGACTTCGTCTGCCCGAAAGAGAACAACAG GACGGTCCGGCAGCCAGAACGGCTCTTCTCAGAGATGAACTGGTACATGAACGGGGTAGCCCCGCAAACGGCCCTGCCCCCGGATCTCAAGGCAGCGGTGGACGCCATCAAATACATCGCCAACGAACTGAAGGCGCAAGAGGAATATGACGAG CTGAAGAAGGACTGGCAGTACGTGGCAATGGTTGTCGACCGCATCTTCCTCTTTGTCTTCATCAGCTTCACCTCCATCGGGACGCTCAGCATCTTCCTGGACGCTAGCTACAACGTCCCCCCTGTTGATCCATTCTTCGACCCCTTCTCCTGA